A window from Phalacrocorax aristotelis chromosome 5, bGulAri2.1, whole genome shotgun sequence encodes these proteins:
- the HNRNPA3 gene encoding heterogeneous nuclear ribonucleoprotein A3 isoform X5, whose amino-acid sequence MAALKEERDVEDYKRKGRRSSQGHEPKEPEQLRKLFIGGLSFETTDDSLREHFEKWGTLTDCVVMRDPQTKRSRGFGFVTYSCVEEVDAAMSARPHKVDGRVVEPKRAVSREDSVKPGAHLTVKKIFVGGIKEDTEEYNLREYFEKYGKIETIEVMEDRQSGKKRGFAFVTFDDHDTVDKIVVQKYHTINGHNCEVKKALSKQEMQTASSQRGRGGGSGNFMGRGNFGGGGGNFGRGGNFGGRGKYSHLFCVPGGYGGGGGGGGSRGSFGGGDGYNGFGDGGNYGGGPGYGSRGGYGGGGGPGYGNPGGGYGGGGGGYDGYNEGGNFGGGNYGGSGNYNDFGNYSGQQQSNYGPMKGGGSFGGRSSGSPYGGGYGSGSGSGGYGGRRF is encoded by the exons ATGGCTGCTCTTAAGGAAGAGAGAGATGTGGAAGACtacaagaggaaaggaagacGATCCTCACAG GGCCATGAGCCAAAGGAGCCGGAGCAGTTGAGAAAGCTGTTCATTGGAGGTCTGAGCTTTGAAACAACAGATGATAGCTTGAGAGAGCACTTTGAAAAATGGGGCACACTTACAGACTGTGTG GTGATGAGAGACCCACAAACAAAACGTTCCAGAGGTTTCGGCTTTGTGACTTACTCTTGTGTGGAGGAGGTGGATGCTGCCATGAGTGCTCGACCTCATAAGGTTGATGGACGAGTGGTTGAACCAAAGAGAGCAGTTTCAAGGGAG GATTCTGTAAAGCCTGGGGCGCAtctcacagtaaagaaaatatttgttggtGGAATTAAAGAAGATACCGAAGAATATAACTTAAGGGAGTACTTTGAAAAATATGGCAAAATTGAAACCATAGAAGTCATGGAAGACAGACAAAGCGGAAAGAAAAGAGGCTTCGCTTTTGTAACTTTTGATGATCATGATACCGTTGATAAAATTGTTG TTCAGAAATATCATACTATAAATGGACATAACTGTGAAGTGAAAAAAGCACTCTCAAAACAAGAGATGCAGACTGCTAGCTCACAGAGAG gtCGTGGGGGTGGCTCAGGCAACTTCATGGGTCGTGGAAACTTCGGAGGCGGTGGAGGGAACTTTGGCCGAGGAGGAAACTTTGGTGGAAGAG GAAAATATTCTCATCTGTTTTGTGTTCCAGGAGGCTAtgggggtggtggtggcggtggtgggagcagaggaagcTTTGGGGGTGGTGACGGATACAATGGATTTGGTGATG GTGGCAACTATGGAGGTGGTCCTGGCTATGGCAGCAGAGGAGGTtatggtggtggtggaggacCAGGATATGGAAACCCAGGTGGTGGAtatggaggtggaggaggaggatatGATGGCTACAATGAAGGTGGAAATTTTGGTGGTG GTAATTATGGTGGAAGTGGAAACTATAATGATTTTGGCAATTACAGTGGACAACAGCAGTCTAACTATGGTCCCATGAAAGGTGGTGGCAGCTTTGGTGGCAGAAGTTCAGGCAGTCCCTATGGTG GTGGTTATGGATCTGGAAGTGGAAGTGGGGGCTATGGTGGTAGAAGATTCTAA
- the HNRNPA3 gene encoding heterogeneous nuclear ribonucleoprotein A3 isoform X14, protein MAALKEERDVEDYKRKGRRSSQQKYRRLNKGHEPKEPEQLRKLFIGGLSFETTDDSLREHFEKWGTLTDCVVMRDPQTKRSRGFGFVTYSCVEEVDAAMSARPHKVDGRVVEPKRAVSREDSVKPGAHLTVKKIFVGGIKEDTEEYNLREYFEKYGKIETIEVMEDRQSGKKRGFAFVTFDDHDTVDKIVVQKYHTINGHNCEVKKALSKQEMQTASSQRVKYFVGRGGGSGNFMGRGNFGGGGGNFGRGGNFGGRGGYGGGGGGGGSRGSFGGGDGYNGFGDGGNYGGGPGYGSRGGYGGGGGPGYGNPGGGYGGGGGGYDGYNEGGNFGGGNYGGSGNYNDFGNYSGQQQSNYGPMKGGGSFGGRSSGSPYGGGYGSGSGSGGYGGRRF, encoded by the exons ATGGCTGCTCTTAAGGAAGAGAGAGATGTGGAAGACtacaagaggaaaggaagacGATCCTCACAG CAGAAATACCGTAGACTGAATAAG GGCCATGAGCCAAAGGAGCCGGAGCAGTTGAGAAAGCTGTTCATTGGAGGTCTGAGCTTTGAAACAACAGATGATAGCTTGAGAGAGCACTTTGAAAAATGGGGCACACTTACAGACTGTGTG GTGATGAGAGACCCACAAACAAAACGTTCCAGAGGTTTCGGCTTTGTGACTTACTCTTGTGTGGAGGAGGTGGATGCTGCCATGAGTGCTCGACCTCATAAGGTTGATGGACGAGTGGTTGAACCAAAGAGAGCAGTTTCAAGGGAG GATTCTGTAAAGCCTGGGGCGCAtctcacagtaaagaaaatatttgttggtGGAATTAAAGAAGATACCGAAGAATATAACTTAAGGGAGTACTTTGAAAAATATGGCAAAATTGAAACCATAGAAGTCATGGAAGACAGACAAAGCGGAAAGAAAAGAGGCTTCGCTTTTGTAACTTTTGATGATCATGATACCGTTGATAAAATTGTTG TTCAGAAATATCATACTATAAATGGACATAACTGTGAAGTGAAAAAAGCACTCTCAAAACAAGAGATGCAGACTGCTAGCTCACAGAGAG taaaatattttgtaggtCGTGGGGGTGGCTCAGGCAACTTCATGGGTCGTGGAAACTTCGGAGGCGGTGGAGGGAACTTTGGCCGAGGAGGAAACTTTGGTGGAAGAG GAGGCTAtgggggtggtggtggcggtggtgggagcagaggaagcTTTGGGGGTGGTGACGGATACAATGGATTTGGTGATG GTGGCAACTATGGAGGTGGTCCTGGCTATGGCAGCAGAGGAGGTtatggtggtggtggaggacCAGGATATGGAAACCCAGGTGGTGGAtatggaggtggaggaggaggatatGATGGCTACAATGAAGGTGGAAATTTTGGTGGTG GTAATTATGGTGGAAGTGGAAACTATAATGATTTTGGCAATTACAGTGGACAACAGCAGTCTAACTATGGTCCCATGAAAGGTGGTGGCAGCTTTGGTGGCAGAAGTTCAGGCAGTCCCTATGGTG GTGGTTATGGATCTGGAAGTGGAAGTGGGGGCTATGGTGGTAGAAGATTCTAA
- the HNRNPA3 gene encoding heterogeneous nuclear ribonucleoprotein A3 isoform X11 encodes MAALKEERDVEDYKRKGRRSSQQKYRRLNKGHEPKEPEQLRKLFIGGLSFETTDDSLREHFEKWGTLTDCVVMRDPQTKRSRGFGFVTYSCVEEVDAAMSARPHKVDGRVVEPKRAVSREDSVKPGAHLTVKKIFVGGIKEDTEEYNLREYFEKYGKIETIEVMEDRQSGKKRGFAFVTFDDHDTVDKIVVQKYHTINGHNCEVKKALSKQEMQTASSQRGRGGGSGNFMGRGNFGGGGGNFGRGGNFGGRGGNYGGGPGYGSRGGYGGGGGPGYGNPGGGYGGGGGGYDGYNEGGNFGGGNYGGSGNYNDFGNYSGQQQSNYGPMKGGGSFGGRSSGSPYGGGYGSGSGSGGYGGRRF; translated from the exons ATGGCTGCTCTTAAGGAAGAGAGAGATGTGGAAGACtacaagaggaaaggaagacGATCCTCACAG CAGAAATACCGTAGACTGAATAAG GGCCATGAGCCAAAGGAGCCGGAGCAGTTGAGAAAGCTGTTCATTGGAGGTCTGAGCTTTGAAACAACAGATGATAGCTTGAGAGAGCACTTTGAAAAATGGGGCACACTTACAGACTGTGTG GTGATGAGAGACCCACAAACAAAACGTTCCAGAGGTTTCGGCTTTGTGACTTACTCTTGTGTGGAGGAGGTGGATGCTGCCATGAGTGCTCGACCTCATAAGGTTGATGGACGAGTGGTTGAACCAAAGAGAGCAGTTTCAAGGGAG GATTCTGTAAAGCCTGGGGCGCAtctcacagtaaagaaaatatttgttggtGGAATTAAAGAAGATACCGAAGAATATAACTTAAGGGAGTACTTTGAAAAATATGGCAAAATTGAAACCATAGAAGTCATGGAAGACAGACAAAGCGGAAAGAAAAGAGGCTTCGCTTTTGTAACTTTTGATGATCATGATACCGTTGATAAAATTGTTG TTCAGAAATATCATACTATAAATGGACATAACTGTGAAGTGAAAAAAGCACTCTCAAAACAAGAGATGCAGACTGCTAGCTCACAGAGAG gtCGTGGGGGTGGCTCAGGCAACTTCATGGGTCGTGGAAACTTCGGAGGCGGTGGAGGGAACTTTGGCCGAGGAGGAAACTTTGGTGGAAGAG GTGGCAACTATGGAGGTGGTCCTGGCTATGGCAGCAGAGGAGGTtatggtggtggtggaggacCAGGATATGGAAACCCAGGTGGTGGAtatggaggtggaggaggaggatatGATGGCTACAATGAAGGTGGAAATTTTGGTGGTG GTAATTATGGTGGAAGTGGAAACTATAATGATTTTGGCAATTACAGTGGACAACAGCAGTCTAACTATGGTCCCATGAAAGGTGGTGGCAGCTTTGGTGGCAGAAGTTCAGGCAGTCCCTATGGTG GTGGTTATGGATCTGGAAGTGGAAGTGGGGGCTATGGTGGTAGAAGATTCTAA
- the HNRNPA3 gene encoding heterogeneous nuclear ribonucleoprotein A3 isoform X10 yields the protein MAALKEERDVEDYKRKGRRSSQQKYRRLNKGHEPKEPEQLRKLFIGGLSFETTDDSLREHFEKWGTLTDCVVMRDPQTKRSRGFGFVTYSCVEEVDAAMSARPHKVDGRVVEPKRAVSREDSVKPGAHLTVKKIFVGGIKEDTEEYNLREYFEKYGKIETIEVMEDRQSGKKRGFAFVTFDDHDTVDKIVVQKYHTINGHNCEVKKALSKQEMQTASSQRVKYFVGRGGGSGNFMGRGNFGGGGGNFGRGGNFGGRGGNYGGGPGYGSRGGYGGGGGPGYGNPGGGYGGGGGGYDGYNEGGNFGGGNYGGSGNYNDFGNYSGQQQSNYGPMKGGGSFGGRSSGSPYGGGYGSGSGSGGYGGRRF from the exons ATGGCTGCTCTTAAGGAAGAGAGAGATGTGGAAGACtacaagaggaaaggaagacGATCCTCACAG CAGAAATACCGTAGACTGAATAAG GGCCATGAGCCAAAGGAGCCGGAGCAGTTGAGAAAGCTGTTCATTGGAGGTCTGAGCTTTGAAACAACAGATGATAGCTTGAGAGAGCACTTTGAAAAATGGGGCACACTTACAGACTGTGTG GTGATGAGAGACCCACAAACAAAACGTTCCAGAGGTTTCGGCTTTGTGACTTACTCTTGTGTGGAGGAGGTGGATGCTGCCATGAGTGCTCGACCTCATAAGGTTGATGGACGAGTGGTTGAACCAAAGAGAGCAGTTTCAAGGGAG GATTCTGTAAAGCCTGGGGCGCAtctcacagtaaagaaaatatttgttggtGGAATTAAAGAAGATACCGAAGAATATAACTTAAGGGAGTACTTTGAAAAATATGGCAAAATTGAAACCATAGAAGTCATGGAAGACAGACAAAGCGGAAAGAAAAGAGGCTTCGCTTTTGTAACTTTTGATGATCATGATACCGTTGATAAAATTGTTG TTCAGAAATATCATACTATAAATGGACATAACTGTGAAGTGAAAAAAGCACTCTCAAAACAAGAGATGCAGACTGCTAGCTCACAGAGAG taaaatattttgtaggtCGTGGGGGTGGCTCAGGCAACTTCATGGGTCGTGGAAACTTCGGAGGCGGTGGAGGGAACTTTGGCCGAGGAGGAAACTTTGGTGGAAGAG GTGGCAACTATGGAGGTGGTCCTGGCTATGGCAGCAGAGGAGGTtatggtggtggtggaggacCAGGATATGGAAACCCAGGTGGTGGAtatggaggtggaggaggaggatatGATGGCTACAATGAAGGTGGAAATTTTGGTGGTG GTAATTATGGTGGAAGTGGAAACTATAATGATTTTGGCAATTACAGTGGACAACAGCAGTCTAACTATGGTCCCATGAAAGGTGGTGGCAGCTTTGGTGGCAGAAGTTCAGGCAGTCCCTATGGTG GTGGTTATGGATCTGGAAGTGGAAGTGGGGGCTATGGTGGTAGAAGATTCTAA
- the HNRNPA3 gene encoding heterogeneous nuclear ribonucleoprotein A3 isoform X3, whose product MAALKEERDVEDYKRKGRRSSQQKYRRLNKGHEPKEPEQLRKLFIGGLSFETTDDSLREHFEKWGTLTDCVVMRDPQTKRSRGFGFVTYSCVEEVDAAMSARPHKVDGRVVEPKRAVSREDSVKPGAHLTVKKIFVGGIKEDTEEYNLREYFEKYGKIETIEVMEDRQSGKKRGFAFVTFDDHDTVDKIVVQKYHTINGHNCEVKKALSKQEMQTASSQRGRGGGSGNFMGRGNFGGGGGNFGRGGNFGGRGKYSHLFCVPGGYGGGGGGGGSRGSFGGGDGYNGFGDGGNYGGGPGYGSRGGYGGGGGPGYGNPGGGYGGGGGGYDGYNEGGNFGGGNYGGSGNYNDFGNYSGQQQSNYGPMKGGGSFGGRSSGSPYGGGYGSGSGSGGYGGRRF is encoded by the exons ATGGCTGCTCTTAAGGAAGAGAGAGATGTGGAAGACtacaagaggaaaggaagacGATCCTCACAG CAGAAATACCGTAGACTGAATAAG GGCCATGAGCCAAAGGAGCCGGAGCAGTTGAGAAAGCTGTTCATTGGAGGTCTGAGCTTTGAAACAACAGATGATAGCTTGAGAGAGCACTTTGAAAAATGGGGCACACTTACAGACTGTGTG GTGATGAGAGACCCACAAACAAAACGTTCCAGAGGTTTCGGCTTTGTGACTTACTCTTGTGTGGAGGAGGTGGATGCTGCCATGAGTGCTCGACCTCATAAGGTTGATGGACGAGTGGTTGAACCAAAGAGAGCAGTTTCAAGGGAG GATTCTGTAAAGCCTGGGGCGCAtctcacagtaaagaaaatatttgttggtGGAATTAAAGAAGATACCGAAGAATATAACTTAAGGGAGTACTTTGAAAAATATGGCAAAATTGAAACCATAGAAGTCATGGAAGACAGACAAAGCGGAAAGAAAAGAGGCTTCGCTTTTGTAACTTTTGATGATCATGATACCGTTGATAAAATTGTTG TTCAGAAATATCATACTATAAATGGACATAACTGTGAAGTGAAAAAAGCACTCTCAAAACAAGAGATGCAGACTGCTAGCTCACAGAGAG gtCGTGGGGGTGGCTCAGGCAACTTCATGGGTCGTGGAAACTTCGGAGGCGGTGGAGGGAACTTTGGCCGAGGAGGAAACTTTGGTGGAAGAG GAAAATATTCTCATCTGTTTTGTGTTCCAGGAGGCTAtgggggtggtggtggcggtggtgggagcagaggaagcTTTGGGGGTGGTGACGGATACAATGGATTTGGTGATG GTGGCAACTATGGAGGTGGTCCTGGCTATGGCAGCAGAGGAGGTtatggtggtggtggaggacCAGGATATGGAAACCCAGGTGGTGGAtatggaggtggaggaggaggatatGATGGCTACAATGAAGGTGGAAATTTTGGTGGTG GTAATTATGGTGGAAGTGGAAACTATAATGATTTTGGCAATTACAGTGGACAACAGCAGTCTAACTATGGTCCCATGAAAGGTGGTGGCAGCTTTGGTGGCAGAAGTTCAGGCAGTCCCTATGGTG GTGGTTATGGATCTGGAAGTGGAAGTGGGGGCTATGGTGGTAGAAGATTCTAA